In the Salvia miltiorrhiza cultivar Shanhuang (shh) chromosome 8, IMPLAD_Smil_shh, whole genome shotgun sequence genome, AGAGTAAATATAATTTCTTCTCGTAAAAAAATAGCAATAAGATCACAAAATTGAAAGCCTACAAATGTGAAGGCCGGCTAAATTATAGGCCCAATGTTTGTAACAGAAACttatccaaaaataaataaaatccgatGGCCCATTTCGATTCTCGAGCCTTACTCATATAAAGAGAGAAATTTGGTTTCTAAAAGAGATTTAAAGACCTATTATTTGTGCATTTCGATCGATCTTATATGGATTTAGAATTCATTACTAAAAGCAGATGTacatattcatatataaatatgtaactaACCAATTTCAAAAGTAAATTCATCTTTTAGTCTTTACATTGAGTAATCCTATATAATTTAATCATCGATCTCTCTTTGATTGGTTTGAAACTTTGAGTCATTTACTCGTTCAAATTCTGCGACGCAAGGAATTTTATCCCAGGATCCAAATACCTCAACTTCTAGTATTTAGTTTGACTAAAACCATAGTATTATTcccatcaaaattaaatatttttgtccTACACAAATTTGAAATGTGCACCCTATTGAAGTGTCTCACATTAGATTgaagatagtggcatgagcaaCTTTATAGGATGAGGCAatcctctcccttataaggccttttaagggaggaatgagcccaatattcatttctaacatggtatcagagtcaacccaatccaatgatgggccccccaatatcgttgtcaatagatggcgtttgggatagtccacgatgcgcgtgcggggggtgtattggggtgtattgaagtgtcccacattggattggagatagtggcatgagcaaCTTTATATGATGAGGCAACcatctcccttataaggccttttaagggaggaatgtaCCCAATATTCATTTCTAACACACCCTTCaactattttttgtttttacaaaaatataaaatcgtTTTTTTCGTTTCCTAATTAATTGCATATACAAATTAGTAGATCGAATTAGGTTTCCATACCCAATTTGAAATACCTAATTTGGATAAGGCGCTATCAAGTTGGGCAATTTGAGTGAAAcatattctttaaaaaaaacacacattATTTCACTTAATCGCTGTTTTTGCTTTCTTGACATTCATTCTTTGTCGATGACGTGACATTATTTATGGTCACATGGATTAGAAGtctgattaatattaaaaaaaattacgtataaattttgaatttctaatTCAAAGGTTAAAACCTTAAGCCTTAAACTATGAATCATACTTTTCTGGACTTAAAAATGCGCATTCTATAATTTGACCAATGAGTATGCATCAATAAAATGTCATTTCCTCTACTGACgccttaattattttttcatttttttttataaattacataataaaattaaaaaattaaagaccGCACGAGAGTGAACTCGAACCCAGAATATAAGACTTTGAGCATTAATCACCTACCGCTAGGTCAATATATGCATTAATTCTTGTTAGCTCATTGTACTTATATGTAACAatgtcttttttctttttttttgaactttCCCCTGTTttgttatatattaaaatatatttattatattatatgttGGCTCAATTTAGTGGCCTGCGTTTCCCCTTTAATGATTTGGATAGAGCCTCTTTCTTTACCAATTTTATTCATTAGCTGAACTAATTAATGATGAATAATGATTATTGCAAACTGAGTCTTATAGGCACTAGAACACCATTAGTCATGTGCACGTGTTTTAATGCCTCAGGCCCTCATGCCACGGatcttaatataaaaaaaaaattcagtaAAATCGATTTCACATGAGACCACCTGtcttaatatttaattacattagcacgctatttttaaaattacttaTTCAATTCATCAGTAAAAAATAGCATTATTGCAATTTCTATCTTAACTAATCAACGACTTAAATATATACAGAGCAGCAAAAGCAAAATACCACAGTAGTTTGGTTTTTTCGAGATATCCCCGATcgctatctatctatctataaaacacataaaaaatatccggaattataaaatattaagagctatactatatatatttttttataaattacataagtaaacagaaaaaaattaaatacctCATGACGGAGGACTTAAACCCAGAACTTTAAGATTTGGACATTAACCTCTTAACAGCTCTACTATATTTGATACTCCTTGGTTGTGTCTGGGCGCTTTACCACCACTAATGGGCACTTTACATGCTTAGCACAATAATCACTCACACTTCCCAAAAGTGCCCTGCCAAAATTATAAAACCTAATCAAATAAATCTTCcaaatcaaatttgaaaattagatttagagagatgagagagagatcgaCCTCTTGAAGAAACCATAGTCATGGCTTCCCATGACAAGGATGTCTGCCTCAAGTTTGTCGACAGCAACACATATTACATCCTTAGCATCTCCACTTCCAACCTTCTTCTCCACTTGCACCTGCACCtcatcaattaattttattcatttttcaaacattaattaatccatgtcgtattattatttttttttaataaagacatatatatatatatactgtgGTATTGCATCTGTTGCAAACTGCCTCGGCCCTTTGCATCACCGAATTCGCCAAATCCCTGCTGTATCTCTCCATGCTTGCAATCGCATCTCCCGCGAataaaaaccctaaaaactcgagctttatcatttttatatctaTCCAAATTATCACGAGACGAGAAATTAAGGAGAATATATATACCTGTGAGATCTAGAGATGAGTAAGAAGGAATAGGTGGTTTGACGTAGAGGAGGATTAAGGTGGTGTTTGGATTGTTGTTTTTTGGTGATAGGAGATTGGTGAGACACCATGATAGAGCATACATGCTTTCTTCACTTTCGTCCACTGCCACCACTACTTTCCTCTCACTCATCCTCTCTCTCACTAACTTTTCTTGATTTTAGAATTGGAGGATTTGTAGCTAGATCTTTTTATAAATACAACATGCATGGTTTCAAAGTAGTCATGGCTGTTTGATTGTTTGGAATTTTGTTTTAGATAATCTATGAGGAGTTGGATGATGTGTGATGTGTTGGTGATTGGCTGGAGATTTATGaaaaattttggatttttttttcagtGTTCTATAAAATTTGTATAGATGGAaaaagtttgaaaaggattggGAGTTATTGTGATCGATTAGAGTGATATTTTAAGGagatatttttatagatttattgttttataATTAGAGAGATGTTTTTTGAATTAGAGAGTGATCGATTTTCGAACAATAAATTTTCATTTCGAATATTGTGATATTTGAAGACTGTCACTCCCTGAACTTCCAAAAATACCtctatattttattagtgtATATCACATAATTTATAAATAGGGTTAATCATATAGTTTGCGTCTCTAATTAACCTAtagtattttgataaaaaaaaaaaaagtttgattgATGCATAGTCTTGTAGGATTTGGCGATAAAATGATGAGTCACTTCGTCATATTTTTAGGTGGACTCTTAAGTTTTATGATTTTAACTATAATTTTATATCCAACATTAATTAATGCAAATTTTAACAAAGtgcatgatttattatttcATTGTCGAATTATGTAAATTGAAACataaatcgatttttttttctaaaaattaataatttttaaaatgaaaatataagttgaaatatatattttcaagaaaactgaaaatttgCTGACACAAACCAAATGTATAATTTGCATAACTACGAAGTATCTTTAAAAAACCTTAGACGGCAAAAACTGATTTTGTGCTAGAAATTTAGAATAAGCTaaagacaaataaaatatatactcctatctaaagacaaataaaagtgcatgattttatgtttgttttggaACGTTCTGTATCTAAGTCCAATGACCTATCTAAACATTCCACTTtatcataattataatattcattcccctaaaatatatattatatttaattattcaaaaaaatattataataatcgTCATAGCATATTCATCATTACGAATCTTTGATGaatttttcacttttaattcaattttcTATTACTATATATTCATGTCATCAACAAACAATGCCAACAATATAAAAATGATCAGTGATTCATAGGCACATATAGTATTTTCGTGcgtaaataaattttattattctaaaaaaattaaaagatcaaATTCGTACAAATATCCGACAAAAAATAGAAATCAAATCATTATCCTGCTAAATTATTGAGCACTGGTATATAAAATTGTGTTAGATATTTACAActccacaaaaaataaatatcttcAATCTGTCTAATAATAATGAAtgataaaatatactattatcAAAGAAATGTTACATTCACAAGGCCCATCACCATACTCACCTCAATGGGtccatttttcactatttttctattgaaaaaaaaaacccccCCTTAACACGATTACTATAAATTTAATGCAAATTAACACCTTGTAAAAATGGGTCAATTTTGAGGTATATTTCAATTTCCAATCACTGCTGCGACACTTGGTAAGATGCAACTTGCAAGGCACATATATGATCCATTTATTTGATAAGTATTTACCAATAATTGACAAAACCCAATCCTAAATGAAAGGTTTTGGTAGCTTAAAAGGTAAGAGTTTGGAAACATATttcatagatatatatatttttcagtttCTCCAAAATTGTTTTGAGATGATAAGATGTTAACATACCTACTTTAGACCTTTGAACAGTAGAAAAGGGCTTTGCCATAGCGCCATTCTAACTTCATTTAAACTatattatgtatgtatgtatatatactgCAACCTTGTTCACATATATCAAGGTTTTATAATCATTCACAAAAAAGCCAACAATATTTACAAGATCAAAAGAAATAGACAATTAGACAAATTTATAAAAGAAACGAAATCACAAGATTAGCATAGCAAAATCAAGAAGCCAACAGATAACTACAAATAGTAGATATGTCTTCATACAACAACGATTAATGGTGCAAAAGCTCATAGTATTTACTTAAAACATGGATACTAACTTTTAAAACAAGTGAGAAGTTGCAGTAGTAATCAGAATCCTTATATGTCTAATCCTGATCCTGATAAGTCTGGGATACATATTTTATCATCGAAATCTTCATCACCTTCAGGATATTCTGCAAATCACCCGAAATAGAAAACAATACCATAATCGTCGAAAATCTCATCATCCTTTTTTATACCATTGAACATGTAGGGTAGAATTCATGAGGATCTCTTTTAAAGAGATGGTAGTGCATTGGAATAGAGGGTCCTTCCTGACGGGGAGGTTCAGGGGAAGGACTTCTAGGGTAAGGAATTTCAGGAGGAGTTTCAGGGGACCCGACTTTAAACCTCCACTCTTTAAGATCAAAATAGCGAGAATAACCGTCATCATATAATGCCGCCTCAACGGTCTTCACCTCATTCGTATGAACTTCACTCACATTAAATTTCAAAACCTGAATTTCCTCGTCCAAGGGCAGGTCGTCCCAAGAATGCACCCTCGTCACAAGTTCCTTCACCTCGTACTTCTCCTTATGTATCTGAATTTTGATAAGCAttagaaaaaacataaatatttgtgGAAATGAGTATAGATTACAAATATGTATGCATACAACCTCAGCATTCATTATGTCAACTATGCCTTCTTGCAGTGACATAACATAATTGTAGTCACGACTGCCTTCCTTGTAGGCGTATATATCTAGCCGAAAAGGACAGCCCTCAGTCCCCGGGGCTATGGAAATGTCATCGATATCATAACCCTGCAATCAATTCAACAAAATAACGACACAGCAAACAGAAAAACGGTTCAACTCAACAAGAACACATCAAACATAAACTCAGCACATATACTTGACTTTCAGCAACACTAACCATTGCAATAAATAGAATTCTGTTTCAACACCAAATTTAACTGATACTCAATTAGTGAGATTGAAAatctaatctaacaatctcaATCTCAATCTCAAAATGTATACAATATCCTATCCCAGCTACAAAGACGAAATTGAACAGAGCAATCATCAAACAGGCACCAAGGAATCTGTACAATCATGGTATTACAAAATTTTCCAATAAACATCAAGCATGAGAGGCGTATCTTAATAAAATAGAGATGATGAAGAAACTCTAGGAATTACCCACATACATTGATCAATTCAATTTGGGTGAaaataattgttttaatccTTATATTAATCGGGAAGCATAGACGATCGAGATCATTtacgaaaaaaaaaacccagggaatctaaaaaattgaaattaatgaTGAAATGTAAGCGATTACCTTTTGCTTCCACTTCGCAATGTATTGATCGATGGTTCCAGGTTCGTAATCTGCTACAATTGTCATTGCGATGTATTGGCATTGTCATATAGTGTGCGTatctgatatatatatatatatatatatatatatatataatgggaACACAAAAACTGTGAAGCAAAAACCGaagcagaaagaagaaggaaTGGAGCAACCAAAGCGAAGCAAAAACATAGAGATGCAAGGAGTCCACCCAATCAAGCCTCTCAACAAACGCCCAAAGCTTCATCCGAATCATCTTCTTCACATCGAAATATACGGCCCTCATCATAACCCTAGCTATTGGATTTGGGAACCACCGAATCACCATTACCGATTGATTTGGATCCTACTCACTTCATAATTCATATTAAATCTTATAGTAATTCCTTACCACCAATCGTTTAtaacttaaataaattaattttcttttttttatactcATCGTAAGTTCAAATATCCAACAAAAAAAACAGAAATCAAATCATTATCGGGCTAAATTATCGAGTATAGTGGTATATAAAactgtttttttctttttcttttttgaggaaGGTATATAAAACTCACAAATATTCATGTGCAATCGGTTGCAATTGGTTTTCAGAATAACACTACTTCATTCGAAAAATAACATTTGAACATTTTTGAATGACGTGTCATTCATTCAGAAATCAGTTACACGGTGCAACCGATTCCACGGGAAAGTGACTAAATAAAATTGTGTTAGATATTTACAACTCTACAAAAAtaggtttcaaaaaaaaaaaaaaaactccacataaataaatatatcttcAATAATTATCAAAGAAATGTTACGTTCACAAGGCCCACCACCAAACTCACCTCAATGGGTCCATTTTTCACTATCTGTCTATggggaattaaaaaaaaaaaaaccttaacACGATTACTCTAAATTTAATGCAAATTAACAACTTGTAAAAATGGGtgaattttatttacaaaaaaataaaaataaaaaatgggtcAATTTTGAGGTCTATTTCAATTTCCAATCATTGCTGCGACACTTGATGCAATTTGCAAGGAACATATATATGATCCATTTATTTGATATTTACCAATAATTGGCAAAACCCAATCCTAAATGAAAGGTTTTGGTAGCTTAAAAGGTAGAGTTTGgaaacattttcatagataatatatatttttttcagttTCTCTAAAATTGTTTTGAGAGATGTTAACATACCTTATACTTGTTGATAAAACGTCTCATCATCTGTGAATAAGATAAGATTGTGATGCTTTGATTTGTTGATGATGATGACTTGTAACTAAACTTTAGTTCGAAGAATTTGTAGCTAGGCTTAATCAAAcatgttattaattaatttataggctgaaaatagataaatatttataattatttgagtTTAACTATTGAAATTAGTCTCgcgtaatattaattttaaaggCAGTAAAAAATATGAGACGACAAAACTGAAAACTATTGCTAGTTGTCATAtctttattaaatatttttatgtttatttactttttacgtggttcgaattTACATATTGGTGATCTTACTGTTCAGTTAGCAAACAGATTGGGCCTTTGTTAGGAAATCTTTAAGCCCATTTTTTTGGCCTTTATCATCCCACCAAACCAATGCACATATTTTTCAACTTTTCTTAACATCGATcgttatttggatacttatgaacatataaaaaaatagatttagaGAGCTTTTGGTTTGATGAATgcgataaataaaattaatagaataTAGTAAGATTGAagaatgattaaataataaatccaATTGTGAAGTGATCAATGATCATCCAATTGAACGATTAAAGTGCGAGTCGAGTTGTCTATCACATGTCAAACCAtgtaaattaaatcaaattattattttatcaatcatgttttatcattcaaattaaatgtCTTGTTAAAAATTAAAGGAACCTTAACGTGTTCCTAAATGCGTTCAAACACGACTATGGGCTTATAAACATTGCAGTACCTATTAAGAATtaagaataattatttatcaacggactaaataataataataataataataataataataataattggagctcttttatttttttaagaaagaGCCCATGGCCATTGATGTGGTGCATattgtgctatttctattaGGTTAGGCCCAATAGGCTGAAAGGATAA is a window encoding:
- the LOC131000353 gene encoding universal stress protein A-like protein, with the protein product MSERKVVVAVDESEESMYALSWCLTNLLSPKNNNPNTTLILLYVKPPIPSYSSLDLTGFLFAGDAIASMERYSRDLANSVMQRAEAVCNRCNTTVQVEKKVGSGDAKDVICVAVDKLEADILVMGSHDYGFFKRALLGSVSDYCAKHVKCPLVVVKRPDTTKEYQI
- the LOC131000352 gene encoding uncharacterized protein LOC131000352 isoform X2, with the protein product MTIVADYEPGTIDQYIAKWKQKGYDIDDISIAPGTEGCPFRLDIYAYKEGSRDYNYVMSLQEGIVDIMNAEIHKEKYEVKELVTRVHSWDDLPLDEEIQVLKFNVSEVHTNEVKTVEAALYDDGYSRYFDLKEWRFKVGSPETPPEIPYPRSPSPEPPRQEGPSIPMHYHLFKRDPHEFYPTCSMV
- the LOC131000352 gene encoding uncharacterized protein LOC131000352 isoform X1 gives rise to the protein MTIVADYEPGTIDQYIAKWKQKGYDIDDISIAPGTEGCPFRLDIYAYKEGSRDYNYVMSLQEGIVDIMNAEVVCIHICNLYSFPQIFMFFLMLIKIQIHKEKYEVKELVTRVHSWDDLPLDEEIQVLKFNVSEVHTNEVKTVEAALYDDGYSRYFDLKEWRFKVGSPETPPEIPYPRSPSPEPPRQEGPSIPMHYHLFKRDPHEFYPTCSMV